A stretch of the Aspergillus puulaauensis MK2 DNA, chromosome 6, nearly complete sequence genome encodes the following:
- a CDS encoding uncharacterized protein (COG:S;~EggNog:ENOG410PXX1;~TransMembrane:7 (o12-30i42-65o85-105i117-139o171-190i202-222o234-256i)): MFETLQPAAYGASFAFFALSLTTTILRMYSRKCIIKSFGRDDWWMVFVFIFNTAQQGLFCVFLYYGGGLHTTEVSMEHQAMLPKLLFAEEILYIWMHLIIKHAFLQFYLRLANKTSFTYSVYATMVLNLAVAVAIWLLYCLQCRPLPAFWNPTMYPDASCLKTAVTYYVPASLNILTDFIILSLPIRPLWNMQASLSRRLGVIAVVSVGSVAVIVSCLRLIVLHEFAVNPDFSYILGKMVIISAAELNVAIMAANAPSLKAVWLKHVSGSLSNYMSSMPLSSLSKKQNSAPEAPVSRRRDVPKHDGDLPDSSSMNNLVEPRSYEN; the protein is encoded by the exons ATGTTTGAGACACTCCAGCCAGCCGCATATGGCGCGTCTTTTGCGTTCTTTGCATTGTCCTTGACCACGACAATCCTGCGCATGTACTCACGGAAATGCATCATCAAGAGCTTTGGCAGAGACGACTGGTGGATGGTGTTTGTGTTT ATATTCAACACAGCCCAGCAGGGCTTGTTCTGCGTCTTTCTCTACTACGGCGGTGGATT ACACACGACTGAGGTCTCGATGGAGCACCAGGCCATGCTCCCAAAG CTTCTCTTTGCAGAGGAAATCCTGTACATCTGGATGCATCTCATCATCAAGCACGCCTTCCTCCAGTTCTATCTCCGGCTCGCAAATAAAACCTCGTTCACGTACAGCGTCTATGCCACCATGGTCCTGAACCTCGCGGTTGCGGTGGCCATTTGGCTCTTGTACTGCCTCCAATGCCGTCCTCTGCCAGCGTTTTGGAACCCGACAATGTATCCCGATGCAAGCTGCCTTAAAACCGCAGTGACTTATTATGTGCCCGCTTCGCTG AACATCCTCACCGACTTTATCATCCTCTCGCTTCCCATCCGCCCCCTGTGGAACATGCAAGCCAGTCTCTCACGGCGCCTGGGTGTTATTGCTGTCGTCTCAGTTGGAAGCGTCGCCGTAATCGTGTCCTGCCTTcgcctcatcgtcctccacgAGTTCGCGGTGAATCCCGATTTCTCATATATTCTCGGCAAGATGGTGATAATATCGGCAGCAGAGTTGAATGTGGCGATCATGGCAGCAAACGCACCTTCTCTGAAGGCCGTGTGGCTGAAGCACGTCAGTGGATCTCTCAGCAATTACATGTCGTCGATGCCTCTTTCCTCGCTGTCCAAGAAACAGAATTCTGCCCCAGAAGCCCCAGTCAGTCGGCGGCGAGATGTGCCAAAGCATGATGGAGACTTGCCAGACTCGTCGTCGATGAACAATCTGGTTGAGCCTAGAAGTTACGAGAATTAG
- a CDS encoding succinate--CoA ligase subunit alpha (COG:C;~EggNog:ENOG410PK3B;~InterPro:IPR016102,IPR005810,IPR005811,IPR036291, IPR003781;~PFAM:PF02629,PF00549,PF13607;~go_function: GO:0003824 - catalytic activity [Evidence IEA]): protein MRPRTLSGCLVTLSRAWRRTVSNTARSATQPAALEHLVIGEKTRVVYQGFTGTTATNNAKEAIAHGTRIVGGISKNKGGTTHLGLPVFDNISQAAKQLKPDASLVYVPAIAAANAIEQAIEAEVPLVVSLAEHVPAHDMLRVHQMLRTQTASRLLGPNCPGIIAPSKCRIGIIPAAQCTPGRVGIVSRSGTMIYEAVGATGRVGLGQSLAIGLGGDMMPGTTMEEALQVLIEHDQTDAIILIGEIGGNSEFRTADAIREYYLDASTTTKKPIIAIISGRTAPEGRVMGHAGALLSPGEQGAMAKARALEDAGATVLPHLGMLDGVLRNVLC, encoded by the exons ATGCGACCTCGAACGCTTTCTGGATGCCTTGTGACCCTCAGCCGCGCGTGGAGGAGAACGGTGTCCAATACCGCGCGGAGTGCGACTCAGCCTGCAGCCTTAGAGCACCTGGTAATTGGGGAGAAGACCAGGGTGGTCTATCAGGGCTTCACCGGAACTACT GCGACCAACAACGCCAAAGAAGCCATAGCCCACGGCACACGCATCGTCGGCGGCATATCGAAGAATAAGGGCGGCACTACGCACCTTGGCCTTCCTGTCTTTGACAACATCTCGCAG GCCGCGAAGCAGCTCAAGCCAGATGCCTCGTTGGTGTATGTCCCTGCAATAGCTGCGGCCAATGCCATCGAACAGGCCATTGAAGCAGAGGTGCCCCTGGTTGTGTCGCTGGCAGAGCATGTCCCAGCGCACGACATGCTCCGCGTGCATCAGATGCTGCGCACGCAGACCGCGTCGCGTCTCCTGGGACCCAACTGCCCCGGGATCATAGCACCATCCAAATGTCGAATCGGGATCATCCCAGCAGCACAGTGTACGCCTGGCCGAGTGGGTATCGTCTCGCGCAGCGGCACCATGATCTATGAAGCCGTCGGTGCCACGGGCCGAGTGGGCCTTGGTCAGAGTCTGGCTATTGGGCTCGGTGGTGATATGATGCCTGGCACGACCATGGAGGAGGCATTGCAAGTGCTGATTGAACACGATCAGACTGATGCCATCATTCTCATTGGTGAGATCGGGGGCAACTCGGAGTTCAGAACTGCCGATGCCATCCGAGAGTACTATCTAGACGCctcgaccaccaccaaaaagCCCATCATCGCGATCATCTCCGGCCGCACTGCACCGGAGGGAAGGGTCATGGGCCACGCAGGGGCTCTGCTATCCCCCGGTGAGCAGGGTGCAATGGCTAAGGCCCGCGCTCTCGAGGATGCAGGGGCAACGGTTCTGCCGCATCTGGGAATGCTCGATGGTGTACTACGGAACGTATTGTGCTAG
- the zrfA gene encoding high-affinity Zn(2+) transporter ZRT1 (COG:P;~EggNog:ENOG410PFZ2;~InterPro:IPR004698,IPR003689;~PFAM:PF02535;~TransMembrane:8 (o66-85i97-118o138-160i224-243o255-272i284-307o327-347i359-377o);~go_component: GO:0016020 - membrane [Evidence IEA];~go_component: GO:0016021 - integral component of membrane [Evidence IEA];~go_function: GO:0005385 - zinc ion transmembrane transporter activity [Evidence IEA];~go_function: GO:0046873 - metal ion transmembrane transporter activity [Evidence IEA];~go_process: GO:0030001 - metal ion transport [Evidence IEA];~go_process: GO:0055085 - transmembrane transport [Evidence IEA];~go_process: GO:0071577 - zinc ion transmembrane transport [Evidence IEA]) produces MRTSPDTKLRMRILQKVLSPVNPSPSSTTMSFNPSAVDLDSADPRDIICYLNAGENDYDGRMGARISAIFVIFVVSTAVTFFPVIAKRNPRLHIPQYVYLFARYFGAGVIVATAFIHLLDPAYDEIGPASCVGMTGHWADYSWCPAIVLASVMGVFLLDFGAERYVEVRYGVCREDPETLVTSTADNGEAIPAQADRNAKKTDDALEAQSLDSAWIERSFKQQIAAFLILEFGIIFHSVIIGLNLGVTGDEFPTLYPVLVFHQSFEGLGIGARMSAIPFRKGSWLPWVLCLLYSLTTPISIAIGLGVRTTYNSGSYTANVVSGVLDAISAGILIYTGLVELLARDFLFDPHRTQDNKRLVFMVISLLLGTGIMALLGKWA; encoded by the coding sequence ATGAGGACCAGCCCCGATACCAAACTTCGCATGCGAATCCTCCAGAAAGTGCTCTCTCCTGTCaatccctctccctcatccaccaCGATGTCTTTCAACCCCAGCGCCGTGGACTTGGATTCCGCGGACCCAAGAGATATCATCTGTTACTTGAATGCTGGCGAAAACGACTACGATGGACGCATGGGTGCTCGCATCTCTGCCATTTttgtcatcttcgtcgtGTCTACCGCGGTGACCTTCTTCCCTGTGATCGCCAAACGCAACCCCCGACTGCATATTCCTCAGTATGTCTACCTTTTCGCCCGGTACTTCGGTGCAGGTGTCATCGTCGCCACCGCGTTCATCCACCTTCTCGATCCTGCGTACGACGAGATCGGCCCGGCAAGCTGCGTGGGCATGACCGGCCACTGGGCAGACTACTCCTGGTGTCCTGCAATCGTGCTTGCCTCGGTGATGGGCGTCTTCCTTTTGGACTTTGGAGCTGAGCGCTACGTGGAGGTCAGATACGGAGTCTGCAGGGAGGATCCGGAGACATTGGTGACCAGCACCGCAGACAATGGAGAGGCTATCCCCGCGCAGGCCGACCGTAATGCCAAAAAGACGGACGATGCGCTCGAGGCTCAGTCTCTGGATTCCGCCTGGATCGAACGCTCCTTCAAGCAGCAGATTGCGGCCTTCCTGATCCTCGAGTTCGGCATCATCTTCCACtccgtcatcatcggcctgAACCTGGGGGTCACTGGCGACGAGTTCCCAACCCTGTACCCCGTCCTGGTATTCCATCAGTCCTTCGAGGGCCTGGGTATCGGAGCCAGAATGTCGGCGATTCCCTTCCGCAAGGGAAGCTGGCTTCCATGGGTCCTCTGTCTGCTCTACAGCCTCACGACTCCGATTTCCATTGCCATTGGCCTCGGTGTGCGCACGACCTACAACTCGGGATCATACACTGCAAACGTTGTTTCGGGCGTCCTGGATGCCATTTCAGCGGGAATCCTGATCTACACAGGCCTTGTCGAGCTGCTCGCCAGGGACTTCCTCTTCGACCCGCATCGCACCCAGGATAATAAGCGCCTGGTGTTCATGGTGATTTCGCTGCTATTAGGAACAGGAATCATGGCGCTCCTCGGAAAATGGGCATAA
- a CDS encoding uncharacterized protein (COG:S;~EggNog:ENOG410PK66;~TransMembrane:1 (o44-63i)), with amino-acid sequence MFSRMSRTAARCGRCQLYKPKTSRPNARFQSTSPGQASGGTNSALVGGIAGGAVAFGAGYVWYRVSGAKAAVRTVKETQDYADSLKQGIIKNAPEPDKALQWFRDTTKSYAVFIPGARGHIDALFDNLETVKGKHGGEFDSIIRDAYAEMKELSKKGGADVDTAFQGLQILQKHLNRLLDLSGDAAGDIINNHPKLKEKFGGSFDQLKEMGDAYGPQAKEEANRTWQQITDIIKRGAGTESVEEIRKLVQEKRDKLQKLGDEAWQKGMDEYKQYLDKNPKVKELVEDNADALKKGDFSKLWGLVKDSASSGKTDDVEKYVKEKAGQAKDTAGIDLDKWSSLVPGGSDVLNELQSLHTVGAKKGKDAENVLRDTVGELQEVLKKRKEQLEKIGDEAKEESK; translated from the coding sequence ATGTTTAGTCGAATGTCAAGAACCGCCGCCCGTTGCGGCCGTTGCCAACTGTACAAACCCAAAACCAGTCGCCCCAACGCTCGTTTCCAGTCTACCTCTCCAGGTCAGGCCTCGGGGGGAACAAATTCCGCTTTGGTCGGGGGGATTGCAGGCGGTGCAGTGGCCTTCGGTGCAGGTTACGTCTGGTATCGGGTCTCTGGAGCCAAAGCAGCCGTTAGGACTGTCAAGGAGACCCAGGACTATGCCGACTCGCTTAAACAAGGCATAATCAAGAATGCCCCTGAACCCGATAAGGCTTTGCAGTGGTTCCGTGATACCACCAAGAGCTATGCCGTCTTCATTCCGGGCGCCCGCGGCCACATTGACGCTTTATTCGATAACCTGGAAACGGTCAAGGGAAAGCATGGGGGCGAGTTCGACTCCATCATCCGTGACGCATATgctgagatgaaggagctgtCCAAGAAGGGTGGTGCAGATGTCGACACTGCGTTCCAGGGGCTTCAGATCTTACAAAAACACCTCAACCGGCTGTTGGACCTGTCCGGCGACGCTGCGGgagacatcatcaacaaccacccgAAGCTCAAGGAGAAGTTTGGCGGTAGCTTTGATcagctgaaggagatgggcGATGCCTACGGGCCAcaggcaaaggaggaggcaaACCGGACTTGGCAGCAGATAACCGACATTATCAAGAGAGGCGCCGGCACGGAGTCTGTTGAAGAAATCCGGAAGCTGGTACAGGAGAAAAGAGACAAACTGCAAAAACTGGGCGACGAGGCGTGGCAGAAGGGCATGGATGAATACAAGCAGTACCTCGACAAGAACCCCAAGGTGAAAGAGCTGGTGGAGGACAACGCCGACGCTTTGAAGAAGGGCGATTTCTCGAAGCTCTGGGGGCTGGTCAAGGACAGCGCCTCTTCTGGCAAGACAGACGATGTGGAGAAAtatgtcaaggagaaggcagGCCAGGCCAAGGACACGGCAGGAATTGATCTCGACAAGTGGTCCAGCCTCGTCCCGGGTGGTTCAGACGTGCTCAACGAGCTGCAGTCACTGCACACTGTCGGTgcaaagaagggcaaggatgcAGAGAACGTTCTGCGAGACACCGTGGGTGAGCTGCAGGAAGTGCTGAAGAAGCGAAAGGAACAACTGGAGAAGATTGGCGACGAAGCAAAGGAGGAAAGCAAGTGA
- the aspf34 gene encoding cell wall protein PhiA (COG:S;~EggNog:ENOG410PQHQ;~SECRETED:SignalP(1-18)): protein MKFNSLAVAASMALTASAQPTATPETFGLIAIHSGSGVQNSGFNAAKGSLFAGLSGQNATCEGSDDGFATFYIKDEALFLYGPSGSTQQAYVDRSGMGQGKLGYTTGDEPGPRNGERTGWAIDKSNHLQFDGSSLIACPNSIGGAYSIWVSAGVTNPGGNENCVGVAARVEKSDKPVPCTYS from the exons ATGAAGTTCAACTCTCTCGCCGTCGCTGCCTCTATGGCCCTCACTGCCTCCGCGCAGCCTACTGCCACCCCCGAGACCTTTggcctcatcgccatccactctggctctggtgtTCAGAACTCCGGCTTCAACGCAGCCAAGGGCAGTCTTTTCGCCGGTCTTAGTGGCCAAAACGCTACCTGCGAGGGCTCCGATGATGGTTTCGCCACCTTCTACATCAAGGATGAAGCTCTGTTCCTCTACGGCCCCTCTGGCAGCACCCAGCAGGCCTACGTCGACCGCTCCGGCATGG GCCAAGGCAAGCTCGGATATACCACTGGCGACGAGCCCGGTCCCCGCAACGGAGAGCGCACTGGCTGGGCCATCGACAAGAGCAACCACCTCCAGTTCGACGGTAGCAGCCTCATCGCCTGCCCCAACAGCATTGGCGGCGCCTACAGCATCTGGGTCTCTGCTGGAGTGACCAACCCTGGTGGCAACGAGAACTGCGTTGGCGTCGCTGCTCGTGTCGAGAAGAGCGATAAGCCTGTTCCCTGCACTTACTCTTAA
- a CDS encoding succinate--CoA ligase subunit beta (COG:C;~EggNog:ENOG410PUTE;~InterPro:IPR016102,IPR011761,IPR017866,IPR005811, IPR013815,IPR005809,IPR013650;~PFAM:PF00549,PF13549,PF08442;~go_function: GO:0003824 - catalytic activity [Evidence IEA];~go_function: GO:0005524 - ATP binding [Evidence IEA];~go_function: GO:0046872 - metal ion binding [Evidence IEA];~go_process: GO:0006099 - tricarboxylic acid cycle [Evidence IEA]) codes for MTPNILRAIAAPTPLGQLLCNSFRVPRYGRFPLIFKPQTRNLSIHEYQAQGLLAKAGINVPRGRVAETPEAARDAAASLGGPCILKAQVLAGGRGKGVFDSGLKGGVQLVETAETAFNMSKQMIGSRLRTKQTSEKGLEVGKVYVAEKVKYDKEFYLSIAVDRDNTRPTIIASRYGGVDIEALAARDDNSVVRIPLDYHGGVTGEVSAQVANALCLDTEAQKEDLQALLDNLYGLFKSSDATLVEINPLVLTTSGPLACLDSKFNFDNAARFRQADLFALEDKSSSSKDALEREAESLGFAYVRLEGNIGNIVNGAGLAMATNDAVNYLGGSCANFLDAGGRATKETMAQAFRIVLSDERVKVIFINIYGGIIHGDMVARSIIEGVQEIGPLRVPMVVRLQGTKAAEGQQALADYGHGIHSVDNFTAAVQLAVKLAAE; via the exons ATGACCCCGAACATCCTAAGAGCCATAGCGGCCCCAACACCTCTCGGCCAACTGCTCTGCAATTCGTTTAGAGTGCCTCGTTATGGAAGATTTCCTCTCATATTCAAACCGCAGACCAGGAATCTGAGCATCCACGAGTACCAAGCACAGGGGCTTCTGGCCAAG GCTGGAATAAACGTCCCCCGTGGAAGGGTTGCGGAGACGCCAGAGGCAGCGCGCGATGCTGCGGCCTCTCTGG GCGGGCCATGTATACTAAAGGCCCAGGTCCTCGCCGGTGGCCGCGGAAAGGGTGTCTTTGATAGCGGCCTAAAGGGAGGTGTTCAACTCGTCGAAAC CGCGGAGACGGCCTTTAATATGTCGAAGCAGATGATTGGGAGTCGATTGCGCACCAAGCAAACCTCGGAAAAGGGCCTTGAGGTTGGGAAGGTCTACGTTGCAGAGAAGGTGAAATACGACAAAGAGTTCTACCTCTCGATTGCGGTGGATCGTGACAACACCCGCCCAACAATAATAGCATCTCGATATGGCGGCGTGGATATTGAAGCATTGGCCGCACGCGATGATAATAGCGTCGTGCGCATTCCACTTGATTATCACGGCGGTGTCACTGGAGAGGTCTCTGCCCAGGTGGCTAACGCGTTGTGCCTCGATACAGAAGCCCAAAAAGAAGACCTCCAGGCTCTTTTAGACAACTTGTATGGGCTGTTCAAGTCCTCGGACGCCACCCTTGTCGAGATCAATCCGCTGGTCTTGACTACGTCAGGGCCGTTGGCATGTCTGGACTCCAAGTTCAATTTCGACAATGCTGCTCGATTCCGGCAGGCAGATCTATTTGCTCTAGAGGACaagtcctcctcgtccaagGATGCCCTGGAACGAGAAGCCGAGAGCCTCGGGTTTGCGTACGTGCGACTGGAGGGCAACATCGGCAACATCGTGAACGGCGCCGGTCTTGCAATGGCGACAAATGATGCAGTCAACTATCTGGGTGGGAGCTGTgccaacttcctcgacgcTGGGGGTCGGGCTACGAAGGAGACGATGGCACAGGCCTTTCGTATCGTGCTAAGTGATGAGAGAGTCAAGGTTATATTCATTAACATCTATGGAG GGATCATCCATGGCGACATGGTTGCTCGGTCAATCATTGAGGGTGTCCAGGAGATAGGACCCCTTCGCGTACCCATGGTGGTGCGCCTTCAGGGGACCAAGGCGGCGGAGGGCCAGCAGGCG CTGGCTGATTACGGACACGGAATTCACTCTGTAGATAATTTCACGGCCGCCGTGCAGCTGGCAGTCAAATTGGCTGCTGAATGA
- a CDS encoding cytochrome P450 (COG:Q;~EggNog:ENOG410PHH6;~InterPro:IPR001128,IPR002401,IPR036396;~PFAM:PF00067;~TransMembrane:3 (o19-36i48-65o71-93i);~go_function: GO:0005506 - iron ion binding [Evidence IEA];~go_function: GO:0016705 - oxidoreductase activity, acting on paired donors, with incorporation or reduction of molecular oxygen [Evidence IEA];~go_function: GO:0020037 - heme binding [Evidence IEA];~go_process: GO:0055114 - oxidation-reduction process [Evidence IEA]), which yields MGATTILAALLSPEPSRTALTFLALGAAFHQFIRVGEIDNRLRLLTSFYLGGFLALCTGYVYLFSFSWSRALAGAILASLSFNCGLAASIVLYRSFFHRLRRFPGPWTAKVTRLFAVAQATERTQYHIDLDTMHRKYGDFVRTGPRELSINRPSAVNLMGGPQSPCTKPTWYSHVSDDNTQISLNSTRDPDVHRRRRRAWDRGFSMKALPIYEPRLQHKVDVLISQIRSRIEQPLNISQWTMYLAFDVMGLVGFSKDFRQLEEGTEHAAIKELHGQMLILGILKPVPWVLTILGAIQGLVGNYGQFMTYCADRIAEKKAEWKASESKVPKDVISWLLKATDEKDQSAPPGEQSLNEDGRLMIITGSDTTGVALANAFYYLAKHPAVYQRLQAELDGAFFKGAQTSDFSNEALRRLPYLEAVINETLRLKPAVPSGQPRETPPQGLQVDDMWIPGNTIVVVPQYVIQRDDRYFPSGSDFIPERWLEAKDKLITHEEAFFPFQIGRYGCVGKQLALMEMRLVIARIASEFNISFAPGETGEAFDGDAKDTFTFTVGPLMLKFQPREAVV from the exons ATGGGCGCCACGACCATCCTGGCGGCCCTCCTCAGCCCCGAGCCCTCGCGAACTGCGCTCActttccttgcccttggagCAGCGTTCCACCAATTCATCCGAGTGGGTGAGATTGACAATCGGCTCAGACTCCTGACATCTTTCTACTTGGGAGGTTTCCTAGCGTTGTGCACTGGCTACGTCTACCTCTTCTCGTTCAGCTGGTCCCGGGCACTTGCAGGCGCGATTCTGGCCTCGCTATCCTTCAATTGTGGACTCGCAGCTAGCATCGTGCTCTATCGATCTTTCTtccaccgtcttcgccgCTTTCCTGGGCCATGGACGGCCAAGGTGACCCGCCTCTTCGCGGTGGCGCAGGCCACAGAGCGGACGCAGTACCATATCGACCTGGACACGATGCATCGCAAGTATGGGGACTTTGTGCGTACAGGACCAAGAGAATTATCCATAAATCGGCCATCGGCAGTTAATCTCATGGGCGGGCCCCAGTCGCCCTGCACGAAGCCGACCTGGTATAGCCATGTGTCTGATGATAATACCCAGATCTCGCTCAACTCAACCCGCGACCCTGATGTacatcgtcggcgccggaGAGCATGGGACCGGGGATTTAGCATGAAAG CATTGCCCATATACGAGCCTCGTCTTCAGCACAAGGTGGACGTTCTTATTTCACAGATCCGATCCCGTATCGAACAGCCTTTGAATATCTCCCAGTGGACCATGTACCTGGCCTTTGATGTCATGGGTCTGGTCGGGTTCTCCAAGGACTTCCGACAGCTCGAGGAGGGTACAGAACACGCCGCGATCAAGGAGCTACACGGGCAAATGCTTATTCTTGGGATCTTGAAACCCGTTCCCTGGGTCTTGACAATCCTCGGTGCCATTCAGGGACTTGTTGGCAACTACGGACAGTTCATGACATACTGTGCCGACCGCAtagcagagaagaaagct GAATGGAAGGCATCGGAGAGTAAAGTCCCCAAGGACGTGATTTCCTGGCTGCTCAAGGCTACcgacgagaaggaccagTCAGCTCCTCCTGGGGAGCAATCCCTTAATGAGGATGGTCGACTCATGATCATCACGGGGAG CGATACCACCGGTGTGGCTTTGGCAAACGCATTCTACTATCTGGCCAAGCATCCTGCAGTGTATCAGAGACTACAGGCCGAACTCGACGGGGCTTTCTTCAAGGGTGCTCAAACATCGGACTTCAGTAATGAAGCTCTGCGCCGTCTGCCGTACCTGGAGGCGGTCATCAACGAAACCCTCCGCCTCAAGCCTGCTGTCCCTAGCGGCCAGCCCAGGGAGACACCTCCTCAAGGGCTCCAAGTCGACGATATGTGGATTCCAGGCAATACAATTGTCGTAGTCCCCCAGTACGTGATCCAACGAGATGACCGCTATTTTCCATCCGGGTCAGACTTCATCCCTGAACGGTGGCTCGAGGCGAAGGACAAACTGATCACGCATGAAGAAGCCTTCTTCCCGTTTCAGATAG GTCGTTACGGCTGTGTAGGGAAGCAGCTGGCCCTTATGGAGATGCGGCTTGTGATAGCACGCATTGCGTCTGAGTTTAATATCTCATTTGCGCCTGGTGAGACTGGCGAGGCATTTGATGGAGATGCAAAGGATACATTTACGTTCACTGTAGGGCCGCTGATGCTGAAGTTCCAACCGCGTGAGGCTGTAGTATAG
- a CDS encoding uncharacterized protein (COG:S;~EggNog:ENOG410PT7R) produces MAAHRDLLYVTSRVRSPPTISVDGFHAWYDTVHVPDVLKTSAVDTAYRYNAATESMPWRFLAIYPVHDMPRFTKEEYFSIPATSDALPGPTHSCFDVAEFDIRTYRPVASGSESDILADAACDLLIVEFNLPSDVDETDSKAIQNWFGKTFACQRSQRVGIYKSLAVLYQDEKPDTLPRYMALVEIDGSSEDHSESIKQIQSAVPTAQWKLRNAFSQ; encoded by the exons ATGGCAGCACACCGGGATCTTCTCTATGTGACCTCGAGGGTTCGCTCGCCGCCAACGATCTCAGTCGACGGCTTCCATGCCTGGTATGACACCGTCCATGTGCCTGACGTGCTGAAGACATCGGCTGTCGACACTGCGTACCGCTACAACGCCGCTACTGAGTCTATGCCATGGCGGTTCCTTGCAATATACCCGGTCCACGATATGCCGCGGTTTACGAAGGAGGAATACTTCAGCATTCCAGCCACCAGCGATGCCTTGCCTGGGCCCACGCACAGTTGCTTCGATGTTGCGGAATTCGACATCCGGACATATCGCCCGGTCGCGAGTGGCAGTGAATCTGATATTCTGGCTG ACGCGGCCTGCGATCTCCTGATTGTGGAATTTAATCTACCATCAGACGTCGACGAGACGGATTCTAAGGCTATTCAGAACTGGTTTGGCAAGACCTTCGCCTGTCAGCGCTCGCAGCGAGTGGGCATATACAAGTCCTTGGCCGTGCTATACCAGGATGAGAAACCGGATACTCTCCCGAGATATATGGCTCTG GTTGAGATAGATGGGAGCAGTGAAGATCACAGCGAGTCTATAAAGCAGATACAGTCGGCTGTGCCAACTGCCCAGTGGAAATTGAGAAATGCCTTTAGCCAGTGA
- a CDS encoding uncharacterized protein (COG:S;~EggNog:ENOG410PXBC) has protein sequence MSSLSKSRWAPASSDSQKPPDRRGLLSASEELSRFMKIVARLKWKLPFLAEGYRLATTHDPLIDIAHAEIMFKLDFHEYYALLERALVHLLGVFGVTISGASRYQDRAGSHSYHANVLGALEAKASPLRDILGSGERLRQLKRAKELRNRWKTADLSQEEREREDLRSAMRGDRVMPLDSYDLDKIIAEIFDGLEDGYRLAETHAAQHDTLRNGRGSSAMDWDFIVDAMDWEAV, from the coding sequence ATGTCCAGCCTGTCCAAATCGCGCTGGGCCCCGGCCTCCAGCGACAGCCAGAAACCGCCAGACCGACGAGGCCTGCTTTCTGCGTCTGAAGAGCTCTCGCGCTTTATGAAAATTGTGGCGCGCCTGAAATGGAAGCTCCCATTCCTGGCGGAGGGCTATCGCCTGGCCACCACGCACGACCCGCTCATTGACATCGCCCACGCGGAGATCATGTTCAAACTGGACTTCCACGAGTACTATGCGCTTCTGGAACGCGCGCTGGTGCACTTGTTGGGCGTGTTTGGCGTCACAATCTCCGGGGCGTCGCGCTACCAGGACCGGGCTGGCTCGCACAGCTACCACGCGAACGTGCTCGGCGCGCTGGAAGCGAAAGCAAGCCCCCTGCGTGATATTCTTGGGTCTGGCGAGAGACTCAGGCAGTTGAAACGCGCAAAGGAGCTGCGCAATCGCTGGAAGACGGCAGACCTGTcgcaggaggagagagaacgCGAGGACTTGCGCTCAGCAATGAGAGGCGACCGAGTGATGCCCCTGGACAGCTACGATCTAGACAAAATCATCGCCGAGATTTTCGATGGCCTGGAGGATGGCTATCGCCTGGCTGAAACCCATGCAGCGCAGCATGACACCCTTCGCAACGGTCGGGGTTCGTCCGCCATGGACTGGGACTTTATCGTCGACGCGATGGATTGGGAGGCTGTCTGA